GCCAGCGTCATGGCTGAGCTGCCGACGACGAAGATGGGGTTTGCCGACATCCTCACCGCGACCAAGGGCGGCGGGGCGGTCATCCGGCGGATCGACTTGCGAGCTGGCGACGAGGAACGGCTCACGCCGCAGCCGAGCCGGGCGACGACCATCAACCACGGCTTCGCTCAGGTCAGCAACTTCTTCCCCGGCACCAAGGTGCTGGCGAGCGAGCTGATCGAGACCATCGTCCGCAGCCAGATCGGCGAGGCCGATGTCACGCGGGCGACGGTCTTCGACGACCAGTACATCTCGACCGGCGGGCAGTGGTACGAGCTCATCTGCGGCCGCGACCGGTTCAATGCAGACCTGCGTCCGGCGTTCTACGCAATGCAAGGCCAGCCCGAAGGCCTCTGCTGTCACCCCTACGACTGCGCGGGCCTGCTCATCGCGACCGAGGCCGGCATCGCCATCACCGACGCTACCGGCCGGCCGCTCGACGGGCCGATGGACCTGACGACCGGCATCAGCTGGATCGGCTACGCCAACCCGACACTCCGAGACGCGATCGAGCCGGTGGTGCTGAAGTTCCTGCAACGCTGACCTCTTCGTCACGCGACGTAGGTCGCACGCATGACGCCTTCTTCCTCGTCATTTTCGAGCGAGAACCCGAGGTTTTTCGCGACCTTCAGCATCGAGCCGTTGGCGGGTGAGATGATGCCGACGACCGTCGACCAGCCCTCGACTTTGGCGACGTTCAGCAGGTCGCCCAGCAGCTTCGTGCCCAGGCCTCGGCCCTGGTGCGGGTCGGTCACGGTCACGGCGAACTCGGCCTCGGCAAAGCCAGGCACCTTGCTCAACCGGCCGACGCCCGCGGCCTTGC
This DNA window, taken from Planctomycetota bacterium, encodes the following:
- a CDS encoding inositol monophosphatase; the encoded protein is MPAGPAEHLERLVAMASEVRRLVMEGRTSPEEMAGVERSDEADTIYAIDAVVEPAIESACEAWGRETPLILIAEGVHDEQGNEGERTFPAGTPKDECAIRVLIDPIDGTRGLMYDKRPAFFLACVAPNNGPETTLSDSVASVMAELPTTKMGFADILTATKGGGAVIRRIDLRAGDEERLTPQPSRATTINHGFAQVSNFFPGTKVLASELIETIVRSQIGEADVTRATVFDDQYISTGGQWYELICGRDRFNADLRPAFYAMQGQPEGLCCHPYDCAGLLIATEAGIAITDATGRPLDGPMDLTTGISWIGYANPTLRDAIEPVVLKFLQR